In one window of Posidoniimonas corsicana DNA:
- a CDS encoding diguanylate cyclase domain-containing protein has product MSDTLPSPVDPLPGASVPLGPPPADPSRIPELLQTLEETARRSGHASADADPKTTEFEDRLAAARLGVASSLFTGLRCKHPPTASHCLRVALGCSRWAAALEMPDELRTQLELAALLHDIGKLGVPDSVLMKQGRLQPEDVTALSRSPRHAQVILSRAGAPEKLIEVVLASNAWFDGSRGPEGMAGENIPALARILSIVDAYDSMTTDHVYRPAKSQERAVAELFECAGSQFDPGLVRSFVDQLGKNHAERSAEVSKRWLSQLSTGSGELPWEFTRHAPRAEAESPANEVAMFEKELIDHMHDGVVFVNPHRQIILWNTGAERLTGVASSAAVGQTLAPSLLVMSAPDGRMLEDAECPITEAISSGAPNVQRLSVIGRKGKHVEVDLHSIPVCSPSQGVLGATVLLHDASSEASLEQRCQALHVEMTKDPMTQVANRAEFDRALAMFVDAHQETGLPCSLIMADIDHFKSINDTYGHQAGDEAIITFASLLKSMCRTGDLVARYGGEEFAVLCADCNNANAAMRAEQMRRTLADTIQTELGGKSITASFGVSELQAGDTPETLLRRSDRALLQAKDQGRNQVVQLGAGMEEEEPKKSWWGFGSWGKSLVETTLITNVPIEVAVEKLKGFIADHDAKILKTAEHEIRIECSDAGALRRANDRPVGFVLDLKLAEEFVERENAAGMAKGTYAQTTAAVTIRPRHERDRRRGYATERARKLLGSLRSYLMAREADAAPTPAK; this is encoded by the coding sequence ATGTCAGACACCCTGCCCAGCCCCGTGGATCCTCTGCCTGGTGCGTCGGTCCCCTTAGGCCCTCCGCCCGCAGACCCGTCTCGGATCCCCGAGCTGCTGCAAACGCTGGAAGAAACCGCCCGACGCAGCGGTCACGCGTCGGCCGATGCGGACCCCAAGACAACCGAGTTCGAGGACCGGCTGGCCGCCGCCCGGCTAGGCGTGGCGAGCTCGCTCTTCACGGGGCTGCGCTGCAAGCACCCCCCCACCGCGTCGCACTGCCTGCGTGTCGCGCTCGGCTGCAGCCGCTGGGCGGCCGCGTTGGAGATGCCCGACGAGCTCCGCACCCAGCTCGAGCTGGCCGCGCTGCTGCACGATATCGGTAAACTCGGCGTGCCCGACTCGGTGCTGATGAAGCAGGGCCGCCTGCAGCCGGAGGACGTCACCGCGTTGAGCCGCAGCCCGCGGCACGCGCAGGTGATCCTCAGCCGCGCCGGCGCCCCGGAGAAGCTGATTGAGGTGGTGCTCGCCTCGAACGCCTGGTTCGACGGCAGCCGGGGCCCGGAGGGCATGGCGGGAGAGAACATCCCGGCGCTCGCGCGGATTTTGTCGATCGTCGACGCGTACGACTCGATGACCACCGACCACGTCTACCGGCCCGCCAAGTCGCAGGAGCGGGCGGTGGCCGAGCTGTTCGAGTGCGCCGGCTCGCAGTTCGACCCCGGCCTGGTCCGCAGCTTCGTGGACCAGCTCGGCAAGAACCACGCCGAGCGGTCGGCAGAGGTGTCGAAACGCTGGCTCTCGCAGCTGTCGACCGGCAGCGGCGAGCTCCCGTGGGAGTTCACCCGGCACGCGCCGCGGGCCGAGGCGGAGTCGCCGGCCAACGAAGTCGCGATGTTCGAGAAGGAGCTCATCGACCACATGCACGACGGCGTCGTGTTTGTGAACCCGCACCGCCAGATCATCCTGTGGAACACCGGGGCGGAGCGGCTGACCGGCGTGGCCAGTTCGGCCGCCGTGGGTCAGACGCTGGCGCCGTCGCTGCTGGTGATGAGCGCCCCCGACGGGCGCATGCTCGAGGACGCCGAGTGCCCCATCACCGAGGCGATCAGCTCCGGCGCGCCCAACGTGCAGCGGCTGAGCGTCATCGGCCGCAAGGGGAAGCACGTCGAGGTGGACCTGCACTCGATCCCCGTCTGCTCGCCAAGCCAAGGCGTGCTGGGCGCCACCGTGCTGCTGCACGACGCCTCGAGCGAGGCTTCGCTCGAGCAGCGGTGCCAGGCGCTGCACGTCGAGATGACCAAGGACCCGATGACCCAGGTGGCCAACCGGGCCGAGTTCGACCGGGCGCTCGCGATGTTCGTCGACGCGCACCAGGAGACCGGCCTGCCGTGCAGCCTTATCATGGCGGACATCGACCACTTCAAGTCGATCAACGACACCTACGGCCACCAGGCCGGCGACGAGGCGATTATCACCTTCGCGTCGCTGCTCAAATCGATGTGCCGCACCGGCGACCTGGTCGCACGCTACGGTGGGGAAGAATTCGCCGTGCTCTGTGCCGACTGCAACAACGCCAACGCGGCGATGCGGGCGGAGCAGATGCGGCGGACCCTCGCCGACACAATCCAAACGGAACTCGGGGGCAAGTCCATCACCGCCAGCTTCGGCGTGTCCGAGCTGCAGGCGGGCGACACCCCAGAAACGCTGCTCAGACGCTCCGACCGGGCGCTGCTGCAGGCCAAGGACCAAGGGCGCAACCAGGTCGTTCAGCTGGGGGCTGGGATGGAAGAAGAAGAACCCAAGAAGAGCTGGTGGGGATTCGGTTCGTGGGGCAAGTCCCTCGTCGAGACGACCCTCATCACCAACGTCCCGATCGAGGTCGCCGTCGAGAAGCTCAAGGGCTTCATCGCCGACCACGACGCCAAGATCCTCAAGACCGCCGAGCACGAGATCCGGATCGAGTGCTCCGACGCCGGCGCGCTGCGTCGCGCCAACGACCGCCCGGTGGGCTTCGTCCTCGACCTGAAGCTGGCCGAGGAGTTCGTCGAACGCGAAAACGCCGCCGGCATGGCCAAGGGCACCTACGCCCAGACCACCGCCGCGGTGACGATCCGGCCCCGGCACGAGCGGGACCGCCGCCGCGGCTACGCGACCGAACGCGCCCGCAAGCTGCTCGGCAGCCTCCGCTCGTACCTAATGGCCCGCGAGGCGGACGCCGCGCCCACCCCCGCCAAGTAG
- the fabF gene encoding beta-ketoacyl-ACP synthase II → MKRRVVVTGMGVVSVLGCKVDELWANILAGKSGIHELKAFDTTRHKVKFGGDIYDWDPSAYISAKEAKRIDRFTQFAHVAAVDAVNESGLDFANEDLRRCGVIIGSGVGGLTEIEAQQTRLILKGPDKVSAFTIPKLMVNAASGHVSIHYGLKGVNVAVATACASATNAMGDAFRAIQYDDADVVITGGSEAACTEMGLAGFANMKALSERGHDPQGASRPFDLERDGFVLAEGAGVLVFEEYEHAKARNAPIVAEIVGYGASGDGGHITQPDPNGSGGAWAMTCAMRDAKLNAEDVDYINAHGTSTPLGDKAETRGIKSVFGDHAYKLNVSSTKSELGHLLGASGGVELILSIKGLLDGVCPPTINLQNPDPDCDLNYTANEPQQREMRVALSNSFGFGGHNGSIIAAKL, encoded by the coding sequence ATGAAACGGCGTGTGGTTGTAACCGGCATGGGCGTGGTGAGCGTCCTGGGCTGCAAGGTTGACGAGCTCTGGGCCAACATCCTGGCCGGCAAGAGTGGCATCCACGAGCTCAAGGCGTTTGACACAACACGCCACAAGGTCAAGTTCGGCGGCGACATCTACGACTGGGACCCTTCGGCGTACATCTCGGCGAAGGAGGCTAAGCGCATCGACCGGTTCACCCAGTTCGCCCATGTGGCGGCGGTGGACGCAGTGAACGAGTCGGGGCTCGACTTCGCGAATGAGGATCTGCGCCGGTGCGGCGTAATCATCGGTTCAGGAGTCGGCGGCCTGACCGAGATCGAGGCCCAACAGACCCGGCTGATCCTTAAGGGGCCGGACAAGGTTTCTGCGTTTACCATCCCGAAGCTGATGGTCAACGCGGCCTCGGGCCACGTGTCAATCCACTACGGCCTGAAGGGCGTCAACGTGGCGGTTGCGACCGCCTGCGCCAGCGCCACCAACGCCATGGGAGACGCCTTCCGCGCCATCCAGTACGACGACGCCGACGTTGTCATCACGGGCGGCAGCGAGGCGGCCTGCACCGAGATGGGCCTCGCCGGGTTCGCCAACATGAAGGCGCTCTCCGAACGCGGGCACGACCCACAGGGCGCCAGCCGCCCGTTCGACCTGGAGCGGGACGGGTTCGTCTTGGCAGAGGGCGCCGGCGTGCTGGTCTTCGAGGAGTACGAGCACGCCAAGGCGCGCAATGCGCCGATCGTTGCGGAGATTGTTGGCTACGGCGCTAGCGGCGATGGCGGGCACATCACGCAGCCCGACCCGAACGGATCGGGGGGCGCGTGGGCGATGACCTGCGCCATGCGGGACGCCAAGCTGAACGCAGAGGATGTCGACTACATCAACGCCCACGGGACCAGCACGCCACTGGGCGATAAGGCCGAGACCCGCGGCATCAAGTCGGTGTTCGGCGATCACGCCTACAAGCTGAACGTCTCGAGCACGAAGAGCGAGCTGGGCCACTTGCTGGGCGCGAGCGGCGGCGTGGAGCTCATTCTCAGCATCAAGGGTTTGCTGGACGGCGTCTGCCCGCCCACCATCAATCTGCAGAATCCTGACCCCGACTGCGACCTCAACTACACGGCCAACGAGCCGCAGCAGCGGGAGATGCGCGTGGCCCTCAGCAATAGCTTCGGATTCGGCGGCCACAACGGATCGATTATCGCCGCGAAGCTCTAA
- the gltX gene encoding glutamate--tRNA ligase has translation MTVRTRFAPSPTGYLHIGGVRTALFNWLFARKHGGQFLLRIDDTDQQRNVEEALAPILHGFRWLGLDWDEGPESGGEFGPYYQSQRGDRYQVAVDQLLAQGDAYRDYAKPEELQAEREAAQQAGGSFTYSRSWMAETPEQAAAFEAEGRQGVVRLRMPREGELVLQDLVRGEVRFAWTREQDHVIQRADGSCLYHLATVVDDHQMQISHVIRAEEHLSNTPRQAFIAERLGYQLPEFAHVPFVAEPGSKTKLSKRKLDKYLKNRDFAALNQHGQHVAELLGLETAAETFNPVIVDFYEQVGYLPDAILNYLLLLGWSLDDSREEFTREEMIESFDLIGVNKAPASFDPSKLQAFQDRAMQQLPLKQKAAWCVDFLKRAGYLESPPPCEAGPYVTAIVEPAGDRIKTAGDILDYQEFFVADDELQYDEKAFAKRITKPEEAADLLRKFGERLAGLEPFTTESTEACLQSLLEAEGVKIGQVIHAIRVAVTGKAVGFGVYETLAILGRDRCLARIERALSLAG, from the coding sequence ATGACTGTCCGCACCCGTTTCGCGCCGAGCCCAACCGGCTACCTCCACATCGGCGGCGTCCGCACCGCGCTGTTCAACTGGCTCTTCGCCCGCAAGCACGGGGGTCAGTTCCTGCTGCGGATCGACGACACCGACCAGCAACGCAACGTGGAGGAAGCCCTGGCGCCCATCCTGCACGGCTTCCGCTGGCTGGGGCTCGACTGGGACGAAGGCCCCGAGTCGGGCGGCGAGTTCGGGCCGTACTACCAGTCGCAGCGTGGCGATCGCTACCAGGTCGCGGTCGATCAGCTGCTTGCCCAGGGCGACGCCTACCGCGACTACGCCAAGCCGGAAGAGCTGCAGGCCGAGCGTGAGGCCGCCCAGCAGGCGGGCGGGTCGTTTACGTACAGCCGGAGCTGGATGGCGGAAACGCCGGAGCAGGCCGCCGCGTTCGAGGCCGAGGGCCGCCAGGGAGTGGTGCGTTTGAGAATGCCCCGTGAGGGCGAGCTGGTGCTGCAGGACTTAGTGCGCGGCGAGGTCCGCTTCGCCTGGACGCGGGAGCAGGACCACGTAATTCAACGGGCGGACGGCTCCTGCCTGTACCACCTGGCGACGGTCGTTGACGACCACCAGATGCAGATCTCGCACGTGATCCGCGCGGAGGAGCACCTGTCCAACACGCCGCGTCAGGCGTTCATCGCCGAACGGCTCGGGTACCAGTTGCCCGAGTTCGCCCACGTCCCGTTCGTCGCCGAGCCGGGCAGCAAGACCAAACTGAGTAAACGCAAGCTCGACAAGTACCTCAAGAACCGCGATTTCGCCGCGCTGAACCAGCACGGTCAGCACGTTGCCGAGCTGCTCGGGCTGGAGACCGCGGCCGAGACCTTTAACCCGGTGATCGTCGACTTCTACGAGCAGGTTGGCTACCTGCCAGACGCTATTCTCAACTACCTGCTGTTGCTTGGGTGGTCGCTGGATGACTCGCGCGAGGAGTTCACTCGCGAGGAGATGATTGAGTCCTTCGACTTAATCGGCGTGAACAAGGCGCCGGCAAGCTTCGACCCGAGCAAGCTGCAGGCGTTTCAGGATCGGGCTATGCAGCAGCTCCCGCTGAAGCAGAAGGCCGCCTGGTGCGTCGACTTCCTCAAGCGGGCCGGCTATCTGGAGTCTCCCCCACCTTGTGAGGCCGGCCCCTACGTGACGGCGATCGTTGAGCCAGCCGGCGACCGGATCAAGACCGCGGGCGACATCCTCGATTACCAAGAGTTCTTTGTCGCGGATGACGAGCTGCAGTACGACGAGAAGGCCTTTGCCAAGCGGATCACGAAACCGGAGGAGGCCGCCGACCTGCTGCGGAAGTTTGGCGAGCGGTTGGCGGGCCTTGAGCCGTTTACTACGGAGTCGACCGAAGCCTGCCTGCAGTCGCTTCTCGAGGCCGAAGGGGTGAAGATTGGCCAGGTGATCCACGCAATACGGGTCGCGGTGACCGGCAAGGCGGTAGGATTTGGCGTCTACGAGACGCTCGCCATTCTCGGCCGCGACCGCTGCCTGGCCAGGATCGAACGGGCCTTGTCGCTGGCGGGGTAA
- a CDS encoding GNAT family N-acetyltransferase: MAVDIVPINYRSPAHRWALVSLLDSYADTPQGSGTGMTDEARQNVSAMLEATPNACVLMAVDGDAPVGTAVCCQTFSTFSARPVLNLHDLVVAADRRGLGIGRRLMESVEAEARRRGCCYLTLEVVADNEQAKSLYRGCGFLGGDSANPPGAMLFWKKPLN, translated from the coding sequence ATGGCCGTCGATATTGTGCCGATCAACTACCGATCCCCCGCCCACCGGTGGGCGTTGGTTTCGCTGCTGGACTCCTACGCAGACACCCCCCAGGGGAGCGGTACCGGCATGACCGACGAGGCCCGCCAGAACGTCTCTGCGATGCTCGAGGCCACGCCAAACGCCTGCGTCTTGATGGCCGTTGACGGCGACGCGCCCGTGGGAACGGCGGTCTGCTGCCAGACATTCAGCACGTTTTCCGCGCGACCCGTCCTCAACCTGCACGACCTGGTGGTCGCGGCGGACCGCCGCGGCCTGGGGATCGGGCGGCGCCTGATGGAGTCGGTCGAGGCGGAGGCCCGACGGCGCGGCTGCTGCTACCTGACGCTCGAAGTCGTGGCTGACAACGAGCAGGCCAAATCGCTGTACCGCGGGTGCGGGTTTTTAGGGGGGGACTCAGCTAACCCACCCGGCGCGATGCTGTTCTGGAAGAAGCCGCTCAACTGA
- the fabD gene encoding ACP S-malonyltransferase yields the protein MSSRTALLFPGQGAQTVGMAAELCERSIVAREQFDAAAQILGYDLLKLCVNGPAEDLDSTAYSQPALYVSSLAALEQLRLDDPAVVDNCVVTAGLSLGEYTALAFAGAISFEDGLRVVAERGAAMQDAAEATPSGMVSVLGLEVPQIADLVDQARGEDTLEIANLLCPGNTVVSGGTTACERVAELADKAGAMRVVPLAVAGAFHTSLMQPAVDRLQAKLAGVTIGTPQIPVICNVDAGVHDDPEEIRSLLVKQVVSPVRWEDSMRRMIDDFGVDTVYEVGPGRVLRGLLKRINRKLPCESVPA from the coding sequence ATGAGCTCTCGAACCGCCCTGCTCTTCCCCGGCCAAGGCGCCCAGACGGTGGGCATGGCCGCTGAGCTGTGCGAGCGGTCGATCGTGGCTCGCGAGCAGTTTGACGCGGCCGCCCAGATCCTCGGCTACGACTTGCTGAAACTGTGCGTCAACGGCCCGGCCGAGGACCTTGACTCTACCGCCTACAGCCAGCCAGCGCTCTACGTGAGCAGCCTGGCGGCGCTTGAGCAGCTTCGACTGGACGACCCCGCGGTTGTCGACAACTGTGTGGTGACCGCCGGGCTCAGCCTGGGCGAGTACACGGCTCTCGCATTCGCCGGGGCCATCTCTTTCGAGGACGGGTTGCGGGTCGTGGCCGAACGCGGCGCCGCAATGCAGGACGCCGCCGAAGCAACGCCGTCAGGGATGGTGAGCGTGCTCGGTCTGGAAGTGCCTCAGATTGCGGACCTCGTCGATCAGGCCCGCGGCGAGGACACCCTCGAGATCGCCAACCTCCTCTGCCCTGGCAACACGGTGGTTTCCGGCGGGACCACGGCCTGCGAGCGGGTCGCGGAGCTGGCCGACAAGGCGGGCGCAATGCGGGTTGTGCCGCTGGCTGTCGCCGGCGCGTTCCACACCAGCCTAATGCAGCCCGCGGTCGATCGCCTGCAGGCGAAGCTGGCCGGTGTCACCATCGGCACGCCGCAGATCCCGGTGATCTGCAATGTTGACGCGGGCGTGCACGACGACCCCGAAGAAATCCGCTCCCTGCTGGTCAAGCAGGTGGTGAGCCCGGTGCGTTGGGAGGACTCGATGCGGCGGATGATCGATGACTTCGGCGTCGACACGGTGTACGAGGTTGGCCCTGGTCGGGTGCTGCGGGGGCTGTTGAAGCGGATCAATCGAAAGCTGCCTTGCGAGAGCGTCCCCGCCTAG
- a CDS encoding DUF4252 domain-containing protein: protein MGCAMQAPSGVRRLGVLVGLAAATAFAPAASAQDRSGSPTPGQARLDFASLPGPTVELNLSEGLIQQALGLGEAALSGFLSGLEENAAAENAEAVRYIAQQVGATRELTEVLGEVVDSVHLNVWKDARALGDAAADVPQLVAAQLSDQGWETTLRARDGNKLAHVYLQREGEAVRGVFVLAQDGGELVMANVVGDLSQENVERIANLATKIAVEAGLDDELTKAVEKIRERQRR, encoded by the coding sequence ATGGGTTGTGCAATGCAAGCGCCGAGCGGCGTGCGGCGGCTTGGGGTGCTCGTGGGACTCGCGGCGGCGACGGCGTTCGCGCCCGCCGCTTCGGCGCAAGACCGGAGCGGGTCACCGACGCCCGGCCAGGCGCGGCTCGACTTCGCCAGCCTGCCGGGGCCGACGGTCGAGCTCAACCTCAGCGAGGGGCTCATCCAGCAGGCCCTCGGGTTGGGCGAGGCGGCGCTATCCGGCTTCCTCAGCGGCCTGGAGGAGAACGCGGCCGCCGAAAACGCCGAAGCGGTCCGCTACATCGCCCAGCAGGTAGGCGCGACGCGCGAACTGACGGAGGTGCTCGGCGAGGTGGTCGACAGCGTCCACCTCAACGTCTGGAAGGACGCCCGCGCGCTAGGCGACGCGGCGGCCGACGTGCCGCAACTGGTGGCCGCGCAGCTGTCCGACCAGGGCTGGGAGACGACCCTCCGCGCCCGGGACGGAAACAAGCTGGCGCACGTGTACCTGCAGCGTGAGGGCGAGGCGGTCCGCGGCGTGTTCGTTCTGGCCCAGGACGGGGGCGAGTTGGTGATGGCCAACGTCGTCGGTGATCTGTCGCAGGAAAATGTGGAGCGGATCGCCAACCTGGCGACCAAGATCGCGGTCGAGGCCGGCCTGGACGACGAGCTGACCAAGGCGGTCGAGAAGATCCGAGAGCGGCAAAGACGCTAA
- the rpmF gene encoding 50S ribosomal protein L32: MAVPKRKHSNSRSGKRRSHDALQARQLHACPKCGTMIPTHTVCPNPNCGHYMGRTVVEAS; encoded by the coding sequence ATGGCTGTCCCGAAGAGAAAACACTCGAACTCACGCAGCGGCAAGCGCCGTAGTCACGACGCCCTCCAGGCCCGGCAGCTCCACGCGTGCCCGAAGTGCGGGACGATGATCCCCACGCACACGGTCTGCCCGAATCCGAACTGTGGCCATTACATGGGCCGCACGGTCGTTGAGGCCAGCTAA
- the fabG gene encoding 3-oxoacyl-[acyl-carrier-protein] reductase, which yields MAEPSKAQVTSDLTGRTALVTGASRGIGRAIALRLGRAGATVACVARNVEKLEEVAQAIRDAGGEASVHQCDVCDSAQVQQTVDAVSEKWGGIDILVNNAGITRDTLLLRMSDDDWGDVISSNLRSVFLFTRAVAQVMVRAKRGRIINISSISGLMGNPGQANYSASKAGVIGFTQTVAKELGSKRRPITVNAICPGFIRSDMTDILAEAGGDAFHDVVKQRIPLQRLGEPEEVADAALFLASDSAAYITGQVITIDGGMTG from the coding sequence ATGGCTGAACCGAGTAAAGCACAGGTAACATCCGACCTCACAGGACGCACCGCATTGGTGACCGGCGCATCACGCGGCATCGGCCGTGCGATCGCGCTGCGGCTGGGCCGCGCCGGCGCAACGGTGGCTTGCGTCGCCAGGAACGTCGAGAAGCTGGAAGAGGTCGCCCAGGCGATCCGCGATGCGGGCGGCGAGGCGAGCGTCCACCAGTGCGACGTCTGCGACTCAGCCCAGGTGCAGCAGACCGTCGACGCCGTATCGGAAAAGTGGGGCGGGATTGACATCCTGGTCAACAACGCCGGCATCACCCGCGACACCCTGCTGCTCCGCATGTCCGACGACGACTGGGGGGACGTCATCTCGTCCAACCTGCGGTCGGTCTTCCTGTTCACCCGCGCCGTGGCGCAGGTGATGGTCCGCGCCAAGCGCGGACGCATCATCAACATCTCCAGCATCTCGGGCCTGATGGGCAACCCGGGGCAGGCGAACTATTCGGCGTCGAAGGCGGGCGTGATCGGATTCACCCAAACGGTCGCGAAGGAACTCGGCAGCAAGCGGCGCCCGATCACCGTCAACGCGATCTGCCCCGGCTTCATTCGCTCTGACATGACCGACATCCTGGCCGAGGCGGGCGGTGACGCCTTCCACGACGTGGTGAAGCAGCGCATCCCCCTTCAGCGGCTCGGTGAGCCCGAAGAGGTGGCGGACGCGGCGCTGTTCCTGGCGAGCGACTCGGCCGCGTACATCACCGGACAGGTGATCACAATCGACGGCGGGATGACCGGTTAA
- a CDS encoding acyl carrier protein, with the protein MASVLERVTDIVAEQLGVDKEKITADTSFVNDLGADSLDTVELVMELEEEFDINIPDDAAEKIQTVGQAVEFIEANSGS; encoded by the coding sequence GTGGCCTCGGTATTGGAACGCGTCACGGACATCGTGGCTGAGCAGCTCGGTGTCGACAAAGAAAAGATCACCGCGGACACATCGTTCGTGAACGACCTCGGCGCCGACTCGCTCGACACGGTCGAACTCGTGATGGAGCTGGAGGAAGAGTTCGACATCAATATCCCCGACGACGCCGCGGAGAAGATCCAGACCGTTGGCCAGGCGGTGGAATTCATCGAGGCCAACTCGGGGAGCTAG